One Streptomyces sp. B21-105 genomic region harbors:
- a CDS encoding amidohydrolase family protein, whose amino-acid sequence MSTELPRIVSVDDHVIEPAHLFSTWLPKKYRDRGPQPLTAGIGELAYVAGKYQITMDPDGPPTDWWIYEDLKFPYKRNIAAVGFDRDEMTLEGITREEMRRGCWDPKARLADMDLNHVEASLCFPSFPRFCGQTFAEAHDKEVALACVRAYNDWMVEEWCGGSGGRLIPLCLIPLWDIGLAVAEIRRNAARGVRAVTFSEIPSHLGLPSIHSGYWDPFFAVCEETGTVVNMHIGSSSQMPAASPDAPPAVQASLSFNNAMASMMDYLFSGVLVRFPRLKLAYSEGQMGWIPYALERADDVWEEHRAWGGVRDLIPEPPSTYYYRQIFCCFFRDKHGVASLDAVGRDNATFETDYPHVDSTFPHTKEVALDHVKGLDDETVYKLMRGNAIRMLDLDLDLDLDK is encoded by the coding sequence ATGAGCACCGAACTGCCGCGCATCGTCAGCGTGGACGACCATGTGATCGAGCCCGCACACCTCTTCTCGACCTGGCTGCCGAAGAAGTACCGGGACCGGGGACCGCAGCCCCTCACCGCCGGCATCGGCGAGCTCGCCTACGTCGCCGGGAAGTACCAGATCACGATGGACCCGGACGGCCCGCCCACCGACTGGTGGATCTACGAGGACCTGAAGTTCCCGTACAAGCGCAACATCGCCGCCGTCGGCTTCGACCGCGACGAGATGACCCTCGAGGGCATCACCCGCGAGGAGATGCGGCGCGGCTGCTGGGACCCGAAGGCCCGGCTGGCGGACATGGACCTCAACCACGTCGAGGCCTCGCTGTGCTTCCCGTCCTTCCCGCGCTTCTGCGGGCAGACCTTCGCCGAGGCGCACGACAAGGAGGTCGCGCTGGCCTGCGTGCGCGCCTACAACGACTGGATGGTCGAGGAGTGGTGCGGCGGCAGCGGCGGCCGGCTGATCCCGCTGTGCCTGATCCCCCTGTGGGACATCGGCCTGGCGGTCGCCGAGATCCGGCGCAACGCCGCCCGCGGGGTGCGCGCGGTGACCTTCTCCGAGATCCCCAGCCACCTCGGGCTGCCGTCGATCCACTCGGGCTACTGGGACCCCTTCTTCGCGGTGTGCGAGGAGACGGGCACGGTCGTCAACATGCACATCGGCTCGTCGTCGCAGATGCCGGCCGCCTCACCCGACGCGCCCCCGGCCGTCCAGGCGTCCCTTTCGTTCAACAACGCGATGGCGTCGATGATGGACTACCTCTTCAGCGGCGTCCTGGTGCGGTTCCCGCGCCTCAAGCTGGCCTACTCCGAGGGGCAGATGGGCTGGATCCCGTACGCCCTGGAGCGCGCCGACGACGTCTGGGAGGAGCACCGCGCGTGGGGCGGCGTCCGCGACCTGATCCCCGAGCCGCCGTCGACCTACTACTACCGGCAGATCTTCTGCTGCTTCTTCCGCGACAAACACGGAGTGGCCTCCCTCGACGCGGTGGGGCGCGACAACGCGACCTTCGAGACCGACTACCCGCACGTCGACTCCACCTTCCCGCACACCAAGGAGGTCGCCCTCGACCACGTCAAGGGCCTCGACGACGAGACGGTCTACAAGCTGATGCGCGGCAACGCGATCCGCATGCTGGACCTGGACCTCGACCTGGACCTCGACAAGTAG
- a CDS encoding SDR family oxidoreductase produces the protein MGNFLAGRSIAVTGAGRGIGRAVALAAAAQGARVVVNDYGVAVDGAAPTSEVAEAVVKEIEAAGGEAVAVADDISTMAGGRRLVDVAVESYGRLDGVVCVAGILRERMLFNMSEEEWDPVVATHLKGTFTVFRAASEVMRAQRGGTLIGFTSGNHQGSVSQANYSAAKGGIISLVRSAALGLHKYGVTANAVAPVARTRMSAGVPTELSEIGEPEDVAAFVVYLLSDKAREAGITGQVYTVAGPKIAVWAQPRELRSVYAEGGSWTPERIAESLPASVGVDPMPMLARLEEMARAARQGSRPNAR, from the coding sequence ATGGGGAACTTCCTGGCCGGCAGGAGCATCGCCGTCACCGGCGCGGGGCGGGGCATCGGGCGGGCGGTCGCGCTCGCCGCCGCCGCGCAGGGCGCGCGGGTCGTCGTCAACGACTACGGCGTGGCGGTGGACGGGGCCGCGCCCACGAGCGAGGTCGCCGAGGCCGTCGTCAAGGAGATCGAGGCGGCCGGCGGGGAGGCCGTCGCCGTCGCCGACGACATCTCCACGATGGCCGGCGGCCGACGGCTGGTCGACGTGGCGGTGGAGTCGTACGGGCGGCTCGACGGGGTCGTGTGCGTGGCCGGCATCCTCCGCGAGCGGATGCTGTTCAACATGTCCGAGGAGGAGTGGGACCCGGTCGTCGCCACCCATCTGAAGGGCACGTTCACCGTGTTCCGGGCCGCCTCGGAGGTGATGCGCGCACAGCGCGGCGGCACCCTGATCGGCTTCACCAGCGGCAACCACCAGGGATCCGTCTCGCAGGCCAACTACAGCGCGGCCAAGGGCGGGATCATCTCCCTGGTGCGCAGCGCCGCGCTCGGCCTGCACAAGTACGGGGTGACCGCCAACGCGGTGGCCCCCGTGGCGCGTACGCGCATGTCGGCCGGGGTGCCGACGGAGCTGTCGGAGATCGGCGAGCCGGAGGACGTGGCCGCGTTCGTCGTCTACCTGCTGTCGGACAAGGCGCGCGAGGCCGGGATCACCGGGCAGGTGTACACCGTCGCCGGGCCGAAGATCGCGGTGTGGGCGCAGCCGAGGGAACTGAGGTCCGTCTACGCGGAGGGGGGTTCCTGGACGCCGGAACGGATCGCGGAGTCCCTTCCGGCCTCGGTGGGGGTCGATCCGATGCCGATGCTGGCGCGGCTGGAGGAGATGGCGCGGGCCGCGCGGCAGGGGAGCCGCCCCAACGCCCGGTAG
- a CDS encoding acyl-CoA dehydrogenase family protein has translation MDLSDSPEDAEFRARLREWLVKALPTLPPKPSPDDWPARRAYDLGWQRALHDAGYADVHWQASPGVRLIFLEETEKAGAPYVGAGFVGLLHAGPTIAAEGTPEQRARWLPPILRGEEVWCQGFSEPDAGSDLAALRTRAWRDGDAYVVSGSKIWTSHAEVADWCELLVRTDPDAPKHRGISWLAMPMDAPGVTVRPLRTLAGSAEFAEVFLDEVRVPVANRVGAENDGWRVTMVTLSFERGTAFVGEVVACRRVLGELARQARRTGRWDDPVLRRRLGSLNAEFRALWRLTQWNVSAAEAAHGGVPGVGGSVFKLRYSQARQELYDAAAEVLGDAALDADRPWTADRLSSLSYTIAAGTSQIQRDIVAERILGLPKGR, from the coding sequence ATGGACCTCTCGGACAGCCCCGAGGACGCGGAGTTCCGGGCCCGGCTGCGGGAGTGGCTGGTCAAGGCGCTGCCCACGCTCCCGCCGAAGCCGTCGCCGGACGACTGGCCGGCCCGCCGCGCCTACGACCTCGGCTGGCAGCGGGCGCTGCACGACGCCGGATACGCCGACGTGCACTGGCAGGCCTCGCCGGGCGTCCGCCTGATCTTCCTCGAGGAGACCGAGAAGGCGGGCGCGCCCTACGTCGGCGCGGGCTTCGTCGGGCTGCTGCACGCCGGCCCGACGATCGCCGCAGAGGGGACGCCCGAGCAGCGGGCCCGCTGGCTGCCGCCCATCCTGCGCGGCGAGGAGGTGTGGTGCCAGGGCTTCAGCGAGCCCGACGCCGGGTCCGACCTCGCGGCACTGCGCACGCGCGCGTGGCGTGACGGCGACGCCTATGTGGTGAGCGGGTCCAAGATCTGGACCTCGCACGCGGAAGTCGCCGACTGGTGCGAACTGCTGGTCCGCACCGACCCGGACGCGCCGAAGCACCGCGGCATCAGCTGGCTGGCCATGCCCATGGACGCGCCGGGCGTCACGGTCCGCCCGCTGCGCACGCTCGCCGGGTCCGCCGAGTTCGCCGAGGTGTTCCTCGACGAGGTGCGGGTGCCGGTCGCCAACCGGGTGGGGGCGGAGAACGACGGCTGGCGCGTGACGATGGTGACGCTGTCCTTCGAACGCGGCACCGCCTTCGTCGGCGAGGTCGTCGCCTGTCGGCGCGTGCTGGGCGAACTCGCCCGCCAGGCGCGGCGCACCGGACGCTGGGACGATCCCGTCCTGCGGCGTCGGCTGGGGTCCCTGAACGCCGAGTTCCGGGCGCTGTGGCGGCTGACGCAGTGGAACGTGAGCGCGGCGGAGGCCGCGCACGGCGGGGTGCCCGGCGTCGGCGGCTCGGTCTTCAAGCTCCGCTACTCGCAGGCGCGCCAGGAGCTGTACGACGCCGCCGCCGAGGTCCTGGGCGACGCGGCCCTCGACGCCGACCGGCCGTGGACGGCCGACCGGCTCTCCTCGCTCTCGTACACCATCGCGGCCGGCACGTCGCAGATCCAGCGCGACATCGTGGCCGAACGGATCCTGGGTCTGCCGAAGGGGAGGTGA
- a CDS encoding ATP-binding protein: MQLEIRPDPAEVGRARRWARSRLVGSGIGDEEPLAETLILLVSELVTNAVVHTGCPAVLRLSLPGGAAEPSIVRLEVADSSDRAPVPRCAGDEATGGRGLALVDGLADRWGWSVEGAGKRIWCELDRCAAPAESAVDRGGAAECAGVPECAGGLRKEPQPAYGGLAYGAV; the protein is encoded by the coding sequence GTGCAGCTGGAGATCCGGCCCGACCCCGCTGAGGTGGGGCGCGCCCGCAGGTGGGCCCGTTCGCGCCTGGTCGGGTCCGGGATAGGGGACGAGGAGCCGCTCGCCGAGACGTTGATCCTGCTCGTCTCCGAGCTGGTCACCAACGCCGTGGTGCACACCGGCTGTCCGGCCGTGCTGCGGCTCTCCCTGCCGGGCGGGGCGGCCGAGCCGTCCATCGTCCGGCTGGAGGTGGCCGACTCCAGCGACCGGGCCCCGGTGCCCCGCTGCGCGGGCGACGAGGCGACCGGCGGGCGCGGCCTGGCCCTCGTCGACGGCCTCGCGGACCGCTGGGGCTGGAGCGTCGAGGGTGCGGGCAAGCGCATCTGGTGCGAACTGGACCGCTGTGCGGCCCCGGCCGAGTCGGCGGTGGACCGTGGCGGCGCGGCCGAGTGCGCGGGCGTTCCCGAGTGCGCGGGCGGTCTCCGCAAGGAACCCCAACCGGCGTACGGCGGGCTGGCCTACGGGGCGGTCTGA
- a CDS encoding acyl-CoA dehydrogenase family protein — MRFLLTEDQRALRDGVRELLARRFDRVALRAAVDRPGELDRALWRELGAAGFFALRLPEADGGVGLGLPEAVLVFEEAGRVLLPGPLVATHLAAGHVPGAAEGETVVAAVDGGGLVEWLAQADVVRGDADGAVPLRSVDPLTPLHAVPARGTADPVAVLLTAAEQLGTATRACELAVQHARAREQFGRPIGAFQAVKHLCAELLVRVETARAAVYAAAVTADPADIAAARLLADDAAVRGARDCLQVHGGMGFTWEADVHLLLKRAWVRTRRAGGNTEGEELLAADLLAGADR, encoded by the coding sequence ATGCGATTTCTTCTGACGGAGGACCAGCGGGCGCTCCGCGACGGGGTGCGGGAGCTGCTGGCGCGCCGGTTCGACCGGGTGGCGCTGCGGGCCGCCGTGGACCGGCCGGGGGAGCTGGACCGGGCGCTGTGGCGGGAGCTGGGCGCGGCCGGATTCTTCGCGCTGCGGCTGCCGGAGGCGGACGGCGGCGTCGGACTCGGGCTGCCCGAGGCGGTGCTGGTCTTCGAGGAGGCGGGCCGGGTGCTGCTGCCGGGCCCCCTGGTGGCCACCCACCTCGCCGCCGGGCACGTGCCGGGCGCGGCCGAGGGTGAGACGGTCGTGGCGGCCGTCGACGGCGGCGGGCTGGTGGAGTGGCTGGCGCAGGCGGACGTCGTGCGCGGGGACGCCGACGGGGCCGTCCCGCTGCGGTCGGTGGACCCGCTGACGCCGCTGCACGCCGTCCCCGCGCGCGGGACGGCCGATCCCGTCGCCGTCCTCCTCACCGCGGCGGAGCAGCTCGGCACCGCCACGCGCGCGTGCGAGCTGGCCGTGCAACACGCCCGGGCGCGTGAGCAGTTCGGTCGGCCGATCGGAGCCTTCCAGGCCGTCAAGCATCTCTGCGCGGAACTGCTCGTGCGGGTCGAGACGGCCCGCGCGGCGGTCTACGCGGCCGCCGTCACCGCCGACCCGGCCGACATCGCGGCGGCCCGGCTGCTCGCCGACGACGCCGCCGTGCGCGGCGCGCGCGACTGCCTCCAGGTGCACGGCGGCATGGGGTTCACCTGGGAGGCGGACGTCCACCTGCTGCTGAAACGGGCATGGGTGCGCACACGGCGTGCAGGTGGGAACACGGAGGGTGAGGAGCTGCTCGCGGCCGATCTGCTGGCCGGCGCGGACCGTTAG
- a CDS encoding cyclase family protein has product MTLPAEFHDIAKRVNNWGRWGAGDEIGTLNLVTDEVVRGAAAEIRSGRRVPLALPLREDGVQTGLIPGRINPLHTMVQINQEIFGPGTVACSDDAVTMGLQAGTHWDALTHVSHSGKLYNGRPASSVTAHGGAEFSGIDKVRHVVSRGVLLDVARARGVDRLAGGHAVTPEDLEAAEELAGTRVRAGDIVLVRTGQVQVCLAGDRQGYGFPSPGLSVRTPEWFHARDVAAVANDTLTFEIFPPEIDDLWLPVHALDLVEMGMLQGQNWNLEELSTACGEVGRYAFLLSAMPEPFVGGTGTPVAPVAVL; this is encoded by the coding sequence ATGACACTGCCGGCCGAGTTCCACGACATCGCGAAGCGCGTCAACAACTGGGGACGCTGGGGGGCGGGCGACGAGATCGGCACGCTGAACCTCGTCACGGACGAGGTGGTCCGCGGGGCGGCTGCCGAGATCCGCTCCGGGCGTCGCGTCCCGCTCGCCCTCCCGCTGCGGGAGGACGGGGTGCAGACCGGTCTGATCCCGGGACGGATCAACCCCCTGCACACCATGGTGCAGATCAACCAGGAGATCTTCGGCCCGGGGACGGTGGCGTGCAGCGACGACGCCGTGACGATGGGCCTGCAGGCGGGCACCCACTGGGACGCCCTGACCCACGTCTCGCACTCGGGCAAGCTCTACAACGGCCGTCCGGCGTCCAGTGTCACCGCGCACGGCGGAGCCGAGTTCAGCGGCATCGACAAGGTGCGGCACGTGGTCTCGCGCGGGGTGCTGCTCGACGTGGCACGCGCGCGTGGCGTCGACCGGCTGGCGGGCGGCCACGCGGTGACGCCGGAGGACCTGGAGGCGGCCGAGGAGCTCGCCGGCACGCGCGTGCGTGCCGGCGACATCGTGCTCGTCCGGACAGGGCAGGTCCAGGTCTGTCTGGCGGGCGACCGGCAGGGGTACGGGTTCCCGTCGCCGGGGTTGTCGGTGCGCACGCCGGAGTGGTTCCACGCGCGCGATGTGGCGGCCGTCGCCAACGACACCCTCACGTTCGAGATCTTCCCGCCGGAGATCGACGATCTGTGGCTGCCCGTACACGCGCTCGATCTCGTGGAGATGGGGATGCTGCAGGGCCAGAACTGGAATCTCGAAGAGTTGTCCACAGCCTGTGGAGAAGTCGGCCGCTATGCGTTCCTGCTGTCGGCGATGCCCGAGCCGTTCGTCGGCGGGACGGGGACGCCGGTGGCTCCGGTGGCGGTTCTCTGA